The following coding sequences are from one Candidatus Paceibacterota bacterium window:
- a CDS encoding autotransporter-associated beta strand repeat-containing protein codes for MKTTQHMVALLPATWFTQRPGRLARLSARTARHAMGSLLGPWATALGLVLGAAVGPVRADINWDGDGSRGNFTWCENWYGNSCPAQPWPFSNGNLVFNYRNNGSQTSLYYDAASGWGNNISNIIWETTFGAALTLNGAGSGINFNQRLENRSSHAQIVNIPLSGNKNGAGHIELNPVNGDLTLQQPVYNDNASPYQVWGNNSKMLTVSADLAGGAAGRSGVSLTIQQGSKVRFTAAQTWGGNSWIYVVGDTAKAGELWIDAGGSLPSGLRVQLGANPADAKLAKFWQAADSGGTTVGQAITVYNSGGTKVVGGLNSSGVNTFTGNITLNGAVNLVADQSGGTVEFKTGVISGTGNVNINNTATSAGKVVLSGANTYSGGTTISAGTLQLGDGSTSNGSVANNIVNNASLVFANPNVQAYSGVISGTGTLRKESGGILTLSGNNTFSGGTTISAGTIVWGHNSALGTGTVTLNDAGTGSSPTSLFRTGYITLSIPIVVANQGTGTTTIGSDSGTTGPTIYAGGLTLNKSVTLKAGSTSETRFTGVISGPGGVTVMGAGTLSLTAVNTYGGDTTINAGTLALNGSGSIGSSANISLAGGAAFSVASLTTPLTLGSSQVLKATGNGSSGTIQTATGKGLTFAATSPLQFTAYDKTTAPLTVTGAGSVTLAGNPVTVTTASGTIGAGTYRLIAKGINNITPVAGPLPATVSVPNGFTAPANAARLALNANSELVLVVGTPPAFATTANNPTCNSPGDDGSILVAVTGGTAPYTFSKDGGATWTSATSSPYTFSALSGGLYEIKVQSSDGFVSATTSVVLTAPAAVALTEDTDSRVNATCNGGNNGQIVLNSATGGSDAGYQYSKDAGATWQSGMVFSGLSAATYQMIARDGNGCLSPNLPVTITQPDPVETSAISGSSSVAIGQAGKTYSVTLTSGSSYAWTVPAEATIITGATGPNNNQITVNFGSASGSIMVTETTAADCVGEPVSLGVTVGPNHAPVAQNKTQGTGQNTTATYAKSKLLYGATDADPTDTLSVSDAASVSAQGGVVALQSSAISYTPPADFSGLDSYTFTVSDGQGGTSVGTVSVTVGGGGVSPNIVVPPAYANGTFRVTFIGIPNYTYTVEWAPEPSGPWSFLKTAKAGDNGLFEVTDNSDPPPTTRYYRTVYP; via the coding sequence ATGAAGACAACGCAACACATGGTCGCATTACTCCCCGCTACGTGGTTCACCCAACGCCCCGGCAGGCTGGCCCGGCTTTCCGCTCGCACGGCAAGGCACGCGATGGGATCGCTGCTCGGGCCCTGGGCTACGGCCCTGGGGCTGGTGCTCGGCGCCGCGGTTGGCCCCGTTCGCGCGGACATCAACTGGGATGGGGACGGTTCACGGGGCAATTTTACCTGGTGCGAAAATTGGTACGGCAATTCGTGCCCAGCCCAGCCGTGGCCGTTCTCGAACGGGAACCTGGTGTTCAACTACCGCAACAACGGCAGCCAAACGAGCCTGTACTACGACGCCGCTTCCGGTTGGGGCAATAACATCAGCAACATCATCTGGGAAACGACTTTTGGAGCGGCGTTGACTTTGAACGGGGCAGGGAGCGGCATCAACTTCAACCAGCGACTGGAAAACCGCAGTTCGCATGCTCAGATCGTCAACATCCCCCTGTCCGGCAACAAGAACGGCGCCGGGCACATTGAGCTGAACCCGGTGAATGGAGACCTGACATTGCAACAGCCGGTCTATAACGACAACGCATCGCCGTATCAGGTCTGGGGAAACAACTCGAAAATGCTGACGGTCAGCGCGGATTTGGCCGGGGGCGCAGCGGGCCGGTCGGGTGTAAGCCTGACGATCCAGCAGGGCAGCAAGGTCAGGTTCACGGCAGCCCAGACCTGGGGCGGGAACTCCTGGATCTACGTGGTGGGGGATACCGCCAAGGCGGGCGAATTGTGGATTGATGCGGGGGGCAGCCTGCCGAGCGGTTTGCGGGTCCAGTTGGGCGCCAATCCGGCGGATGCGAAGCTGGCGAAGTTTTGGCAGGCCGCCGACAGTGGCGGCACGACCGTTGGGCAAGCTATCACCGTCTATAATTCTGGCGGCACAAAGGTTGTGGGTGGCCTAAACTCCAGCGGCGTCAATACCTTTACCGGCAACATCACTCTTAACGGCGCGGTCAACCTGGTTGCCGACCAGTCCGGGGGCACTGTGGAATTCAAGACGGGTGTGATCAGCGGCACCGGCAACGTGAACATCAACAATACCGCAACCAGCGCCGGCAAAGTGGTCCTTAGCGGCGCGAACACTTACAGCGGCGGGACGACCATCAGTGCCGGAACGCTACAACTGGGGGACGGCTCAACCAGCAACGGCAGCGTGGCGAACAACATTGTCAATAACGCCAGCCTGGTGTTTGCCAATCCCAACGTCCAAGCTTACTCGGGCGTCATTAGCGGGACAGGTACTCTTAGAAAGGAGTCTGGCGGCATCCTGACATTGAGCGGGAACAACACTTTCTCTGGCGGCACGACAATCAGTGCGGGCACGATTGTCTGGGGCCACAACTCCGCACTAGGCACTGGCACGGTGACCCTAAACGACGCTGGCACGGGCAGCAGTCCAACCTCCCTCTTCCGGACCGGCTATATTACGCTTAGCATTCCGATTGTGGTGGCCAATCAAGGCACCGGCACCACCACGATTGGATCGGACAGTGGAACAACGGGGCCAACTATTTATGCGGGAGGTCTCACGCTTAACAAGAGCGTGACGCTGAAGGCGGGCAGCACCAGCGAGACGCGTTTCACCGGTGTGATCAGCGGTCCCGGCGGGGTGACGGTGATGGGCGCGGGCACCTTGTCCCTTACTGCCGTTAATACTTATGGCGGCGATACAACCATTAATGCGGGCACCCTCGCCTTGAATGGCTCGGGTTCGATCGGCAGTTCGGCGAACATTAGCCTCGCCGGCGGCGCGGCGTTCAGCGTCGCAAGTTTAACCACCCCGCTGACGCTGGGCAGCAGCCAGGTCCTGAAAGCGACCGGCAACGGTTCCTCCGGGACGATTCAAACTGCCACAGGCAAGGGCCTGACTTTTGCGGCTACCAGCCCGTTGCAGTTCACTGCTTATGATAAGACAACCGCTCCGCTGACGGTCACTGGAGCGGGTTCCGTGACCCTGGCGGGCAACCCGGTCACCGTGACAACCGCCAGCGGGACCATAGGGGCCGGCACGTACAGGCTTATTGCGAAGGGCATCAACAACATCACGCCGGTAGCTGGACCTCTGCCCGCGACGGTCTCGGTGCCAAACGGCTTTACTGCCCCGGCCAACGCGGCGCGGTTGGCCCTGAACGCCAACAGCGAGCTTGTCCTTGTGGTCGGCACGCCCCCCGCGTTCGCCACCACGGCGAACAACCCGACCTGCAACTCGCCCGGCGACGATGGAAGCATACTCGTCGCAGTGACCGGAGGAACTGCGCCTTATACGTTCTCGAAGGACGGCGGGGCGACCTGGACATCGGCAACTTCCAGCCCTTACACCTTTTCCGCGTTGAGTGGCGGACTTTACGAGATCAAAGTGCAAAGCAGCGATGGTTTCGTCAGCGCCACCACATCAGTAGTTTTGACTGCACCTGCGGCGGTCGCCCTGACAGAAGACACAGATTCCCGCGTCAACGCTACCTGCAACGGTGGTAACAATGGTCAGATCGTTTTGAACTCTGCCACCGGCGGCAGCGACGCCGGCTACCAGTACTCCAAGGACGCTGGTGCCACCTGGCAGAGCGGTATGGTCTTCAGCGGCCTGTCAGCGGCCACCTACCAGATGATAGCGAGAGACGGCAATGGTTGCCTGAGTCCGAACCTGCCGGTCACTATCACGCAGCCCGATCCGGTGGAAACCTCCGCCATCAGTGGCAGTTCCTCGGTCGCTATAGGCCAGGCGGGCAAGACCTATTCGGTCACCCTGACCAGCGGGTCCAGCTATGCCTGGACCGTGCCGGCCGAGGCCACGATCATCACCGGCGCGACGGGGCCCAATAACAACCAGATCACCGTCAACTTTGGTAGCGCCAGCGGCAGCATCATGGTCACCGAAACTACCGCCGCGGATTGCGTGGGCGAACCGGTGTCGTTAGGCGTTACCGTCGGGCCAAACCATGCCCCTGTCGCCCAGAACAAGACCCAGGGCACCGGCCAGAACACCACCGCCACGTATGCCAAATCCAAGCTCCTCTACGGCGCCACCGACGCCGACCCGACCGACACGCTCAGCGTGAGCGACGCCGCATCGGTCAGCGCCCAGGGTGGCGTGGTCGCATTGCAGAGCAGTGCCATCAGCTATACGCCGCCAGCCGACTTTAGCGGTCTGGACAGCTACACCTTCACCGTAAGCGACGGCCAGGGCGGCACCTCCGTCGGCACCGTAAGTGTTACTGTAGGCGGTGGCGGCGTCTCCCCGAACATCGTTGTCCCGCCCGCTTATGCTAACGGGACCTTCCGTGTTACCTTCATCGGCATACCCAACTACACTTACACGGTGGAGTGGGCACCCGAACCAAGTGGTCCATGGTCATTCCTCAAGACGGCCAAAGCCGGTGACAACGGCCTGTTTGAGGTTACCGATAACTCAGACCCGCCCCCGACGACTCGCTACTACCGGACGGTTTACCCCTGA
- a CDS encoding glycosyltransferase family 9 protein produces MIVTTLQKADRWLGIPLCCTLTCLRSLFGRSIPPASAPLRNLLLVKLAEQGSTVLAYGALQRAAQLVGRENVYFITLQENRFILDVLDVLPQANVITIASDSLAAILRGTLGVIRRLRRMKFDAAIDMEFFSRGSAALTFLSGARRRVGFHAFFGGGPYRGNLMTHRLLYNPHLHTSQTFWTLVEALRCDPVALPTCGLILPPANHAPAQFAPRPEELAQVKEIVRGVTGGQPPLILLNPNASDLLPLRRWPTERYVELAKRLLAKFPDAWIGFTGAPNEARATTELARQVGSARCVTFAGKTTLRQLLVLYTLAEVLVTNDSGPAHFATLTPIRVVTLFGPETPHLYAARSPRNTALWAGIACSPCVNAYNNRQSPCRNNLCLQAISVDQVFAEACRAYEQQAQRDPGDRPVCHP; encoded by the coding sequence ATGATCGTTACCACGCTGCAGAAGGCTGACCGCTGGCTGGGAATTCCCCTTTGCTGTACGCTCACGTGCCTGCGTAGCCTGTTCGGGCGCTCGATTCCCCCCGCGTCGGCGCCGCTGCGCAACCTGCTGCTGGTGAAGCTGGCCGAGCAAGGCTCGACGGTGCTGGCCTACGGGGCGCTGCAGCGCGCCGCGCAGCTCGTCGGGCGGGAGAATGTCTATTTCATCACGCTCCAGGAGAACCGGTTCATCCTGGATGTGTTGGATGTCCTCCCGCAAGCGAACGTGATTACCATCGCCTCCGATTCGTTAGCCGCGATACTGCGCGGCACGCTGGGAGTAATCCGGCGGTTGCGGCGGATGAAGTTCGACGCGGCGATTGACATGGAGTTCTTCTCGCGGGGTTCGGCGGCGCTGACATTCCTGAGCGGGGCCAGGCGGCGCGTCGGGTTCCATGCCTTCTTCGGCGGCGGGCCCTACCGTGGGAACCTGATGACGCACCGGCTGCTTTACAATCCGCACCTGCATACCAGCCAGACGTTCTGGACGCTCGTCGAGGCCTTGCGCTGCGACCCGGTGGCGCTGCCCACTTGCGGCCTGATTCTGCCGCCGGCAAATCATGCGCCGGCGCAATTCGCGCCGCGTCCGGAGGAACTGGCCCAGGTCAAGGAGATCGTGCGCGGCGTCACGGGCGGCCAGCCGCCGCTGATCCTGCTCAACCCCAATGCCAGCGACCTGCTGCCGTTGCGCCGCTGGCCGACGGAACGCTACGTGGAGCTGGCCAAGCGCCTGCTGGCGAAGTTTCCCGACGCCTGGATTGGATTCACCGGTGCGCCCAACGAAGCCCGGGCAACGACTGAACTGGCTCGCCAGGTTGGCTCAGCGCGCTGCGTGACATTCGCGGGCAAGACGACGCTCCGCCAGTTATTGGTGCTCTACACGCTGGCCGAGGTGCTGGTGACTAATGACAGCGGCCCGGCCCATTTCGCGACGCTCACGCCGATTCGCGTGGTAACACTCTTCGGGCCGGAGACGCCGCACCTCTACGCGGCGCGCTCCCCGCGCAATACGGCGTTGTGGGCGGGGATCGCATGCAGCCCATGCGTGAACGCTTACAACAACCGCCAGTCTCCCTGCCGCAACAACCTCTGCCTCCAGGCGATCAGTGTGGACCAGGTGTTCGCCGAGGCCTGTCGTGCCTACGAACAACAAGCGCAGCGCGACCCAGGCGACAGGCCGGTGTGTCACCCATGA